Genomic DNA from Acidimicrobiales bacterium:
CTTCTGCTCCGGTGTCACCGTCGTCACCTCGGTCATCGCAGAAGAGCCGGTGGGGTTCACGGTGCAGTCCTTCTCGTCGGTCTCCCTCGACCCGCCGCTCGTCGCGGTGTGTCCGGCCCGCGTGTCCACGAGCTGGCCGCGCATCCGCTCGTCCGGGGTCTTCTGCGTCAACGTGCTGCGCGAAGACCAGGAGGCCGTCGCCCGGGTCTTCGCCACGCGCGGCGCCGACAAGTTCCGCGGCGTGGGATGGACGCCGTCGGTGTCCACCCGCTCGCCCGTGCTCGACGGCGCGCTGGCGTGGATCGACTGCCGCATCGAGGCGGAGCACGACGGGGGCGACCACCTGGTGGTGCTCGGCCGGGCGGTGGGCCTGGACCTCGGCCACGAGGGGCGGCCGCTGTTGTTCTACCGGGGCGGCTACGGCCGCTTCGAGCACTGAACGGACGGCGCTGATGGCGGCGTCGGTCGCCGTCGGCCTGGTGCTCCTCGTGGCAGGAGCGGCCAAGCTCCGCCAACCGGAGTGGCCGGCCACCGCCGCCGCCTTCGGCGCGCCCCGCTGGCTGTCGTCGACGATCCCCTGGGTGGAGGTCGGGCTCGGGGCCCTGCTCGTCACCGCCGTCGGTCTGCCGTGGACGGCGCTGGCCGCCGCCGGGCTGGTGACCGCCTTCACCGCCATGGTGGCGGTCCGGCTCGTGCTCGGCCATCCCGTCCCGTGCGGCTGCTTCGGGGAGACGTCGCCCCGCCCGGTCGGGGTGGACACCCTCGCCCGCAATCTGGTCCTGCTGGGCGCCGCCATGGCCGCGGCGCTGACCAGCAGGCACCATGGCGGGCCCGGGTCGGTCGCGGTGGGGGCGCTCGGCGGCGCCGCATTCTTCGCCGCCGCCCGAGCCCGCGCCGGAGCGCGCCAGTAGTGTCCCGCCAATGGCGAGCATCCAGGAGAGCGACGTGGTGGCCGGCGTGGTGGTCGTCGACCCGACCACGCACGGTGACGCACGCGGCCGCTTCGTCGAGACCTACCGGCGTTCCTGGTTCCCCGCCGGTCGGGAGATGCTCCAGGGCAACCGGTCGGAGAAGCAGGCCGGCGCCCTCGTCGGCCTGCACTACCACCTGCACCAGGCCGACTACTGGTACCTCACCCGGGGCCGCGCCCGCGTCGTCCTGCACGATCTGCGGGAGGGGTCCCCGACCGACGGCGCCACCCTCGAGCTCGACCTCGACGGCGACGTCGAGCGGGGCGTCTTCATCCCGCCGGGCGTCGCCCACGGCTTCGCCTCCCTCACCGACCTCACGCTGACGTACCTGGTCGACGGCTACTACAACGCGGCCGACGAGCTCGGCCTGGCCTGGGACGACCCCTCGGTGAAGGCCGACTGGGGCGTCGTCGACCCCATCGTGTCCGAGCGTGACCGCACGAACCCGTCGCGGGACGACATT
This window encodes:
- a CDS encoding flavin reductase family protein, encoding MRAISGPSDLIGDGDLNAAVPAQPGAAPTFDAARFRQVLGHFCSGVTVVTSVIAEEPVGFTVQSFSSVSLDPPLVAVCPARVSTSWPRIRSSGVFCVNVLREDQEAVARVFATRGADKFRGVGWTPSVSTRSPVLDGALAWIDCRIEAEHDGGDHLVVLGRAVGLDLGHEGRPLLFYRGGYGRFEH
- a CDS encoding MauE/DoxX family redox-associated membrane protein, with the translated sequence MAASVAVGLVLLVAGAAKLRQPEWPATAAAFGAPRWLSSTIPWVEVGLGALLVTAVGLPWTALAAAGLVTAFTAMVAVRLVLGHPVPCGCFGETSPRPVGVDTLARNLVLLGAAMAAALTSRHHGGPGSVAVGALGGAAFFAAARARAGARQ
- the rfbC gene encoding dTDP-4-dehydrorhamnose 3,5-epimerase, producing the protein MASIQESDVVAGVVVVDPTTHGDARGRFVETYRRSWFPAGREMLQGNRSEKQAGALVGLHYHLHQADYWYLTRGRARVVLHDLREGSPTDGATLELDLDGDVERGVFIPPGVAHGFASLTDLTLTYLVDGYYNAADELGLAWDDPSVKADWGVVDPIVSERDRTNPSRDDIPPGRRPYWGLRT